The Lewinellaceae bacterium nucleotide sequence AGGCTGTGCTGTGATCCCGCACAGGATCACCTTTTCCAAGGCAAAAGCATCTGCTGTTCGGAATGCAGAGCCTACGTTGAGACCGGATCGGATATTGTCGAGCACAATAACGACAGGCGTTTTTTCCAATTTCTTAAAGGATTCAACATCAAGCCTATTGAGTTCCTGAAGTTTTAATTTTCGCATAATTTAGATGGTTGTCACAAATTTCGGAAATTTACCTTACTTTTTGACGAATTATCATTTTTCATGCCACCATGACTAAAATAAAACCCGTGCAGGAATCTACCCAATTCAACAGCTCCCCCTTTTCGCTCCTCCTCCAGGCAGGGTTGCTTTACCTTGTTTTGCTCGCTGCCCATGGTTACATTTTTGGGCACCAGGACCTGATCGAGATCCAGGGATACCTCAACTTCCTGGAAGATCCAACCTGCTATGCCAACGACTTTTATCTCCAAAACATCACCGCCCGGGTGCCCAATGAAAGATGGATGTTCGTCGAGTTCCTTCATTTTTTCAACATCAGTACTCCCTGGAGTTTTTTGATTTCTCATTTTATCGTCTCTATGTTCCTGATGACCGGGATGTTAAAAACAGCTCAGGAATTGGTCAGGGATGAATTCTTTGCCTTTTTGGCCGTTTTTGCGACCGTTATCGTTTTTTACAAGATCAACCTGGGGGGCAATGAACTTTATTACAATACGTTATCCTCAAGCCTGGTTGCCAAAAGCATAGGCATCTGGAGTTTTTATTTCTTCCTGAAAAAGGCACCCACCACGGCCGTCCTTCTCCTGATTCCCGCAACGCTGATTCACCCTATCGCAGGGGTCCAATTGTTTCTTATTTGCTCCGGCATCATTGTAGTGACCCTGATCAAAACCGGCGTTTCTTCCGATAAACTCCGGTTATACTGGAGTATTCCCGTTTATTTGCTCACCGCCGGGTTATGGCTTTTTTTCCTGGAAAAACAATTTTCGGGAGGAAGCCTGGGCAATGAAGGGTTCTTTGAAATCATACGTTTCCGGCTCGCCCACCATTTTATTCCTTCGGCTTTCGGATTGAAAAATTATATCATCCTCCTTCCCATTTTCCTGTTTGCCTGGAATCACTTCCGAAAGCAAAATGATACCCTGTTCTGGTTCTTCAACTTTGCAATACTGGGGCTCGTCGTTTACACCCTTGGAGTGGAAGTGCTTCACGGCTCCGTTTTTCTTTCCACCCAATGGTTTAAAACGACCATCTGGCTCAAGTTCTTTTCGATGATCGCGATAAGTACGGGGGTGGCTGATCTTTTGAAGAAACATTTCCCAACGCTCAAAAAAAGTCTTTTTTTCCTGTTTGCTCTGGCATTAGGTGCCCTGACGACCTACCTGTATTGGAAAATCCCGCAAAGGCATCCCTCCTCTTTCGACATGCCGTGGCGAGGGGATTACAATGATGAAATAGCCATTGCGCAATTGGCCAAAAGGCTCACGCCCCGCGATGCTCTTTTCATTACCCCCACTTATTATACTCATTTGAAATATTACGGAAAACGAAGCACTTATGTGGATTACAAGGCGATGGTGCACCACAAATCAGTCCTGCAGGAATGGTATCGCAGGGTGAAAGAAATCTATCAATTCAGGGAAGATCAGAATTCCACGCAAAGGCTCTCCGGCACCCCGCTCCGGCTGCCGGCCTCCCCGGAGGGCATCGAAAGATTGAAGTCTCTCGGCATCACCCACATGATTACCGACGCTCCGCTGACAGGTTATGCAAAATTGCTCGGCCAGCGAGGGAAATATTATTTGTATGAAATTGACCCGGGACTAAAAAATTAAGGTATTTTTTTATTTTTTAACCGCAATGAACGCAAATGACAATCCGTACCGGCAGGTCGGGATGTTCCATTTGCGCCTTCCTTGCGACCTCAGCGGTTAAATGATCCCGTTTAAATCCTCCCCCACTAAAATCCCTAATTCTTGCTAATTCCTTTGTCTCCGGTAAGCCATAACCGCCTTCACAAAGGAGACAAAAAGCGGATGCGGATTCTCTACGGTACTTTTTAACTCGGGATGAAACTGAACGCCCACAAACCACGGATGATTCTTCAATTCGACAATCTCCACCAGACCTGTCTCCGGATTGATGCCCGTGGCTTTCAACCCGGCATCTTCCATCTGCTTTCTGTAAGCATCATTAAATTCATACCTATGACGGTGACGCTCCATAATCTCCGAGGCCCCGTAAGCCTTGTAAGCCAAAGAACCCGCCTCAAGAGTACAGGCATAAGCTCCCAAACGCATGGTGCCGCCCATCATGGTTACTTTTTTCTGATCCTCCATCATATCAATGACCGGATAGGGCGTATCCTGATCCACCTCAACGGAAGCAGCACCTTTAAGTCCCAAAACGTTGTTGGCAAATTCCACCACGGCACATTGCATGCCCAGGCAAATACCAAAGAAAGGTTTTTTCTCTTCACGGAGATATTGGATGGCTTTTATCTTTCCTTCAATGCCCCGGTGTCCGAACCCGGGCGCCACCAACACCCCGTCAAAAGCATCCAGCCGCCTGGCAACGGTAGCAAAATCATCTTCCAGCATCTCCGAATGCACCGGCTCCACGATCACGCGACACTCATTGACCGCCCCGGCATGAATAAACGACTCATAGATCGATTTATAAGCATCCTGCAATTCATTGTACTTGCCTACCAGCCCGATCTTGACCTCGTAAGTTGGATTTTTCAACTTGCCCAAAAAGGTTTTCCATCCCCTTAGTTTAGGACTGCTGGTATCCGGCAATTTCAATTTTTGAATCACCGTGGCATCCAGCTTTTCTTTGAGCATCAGCAAGGGCACATCATAGATAGACTCCGCATCGATAGACTCTACCACGGAACCAATATCTACATTACAAAACAACGCCAGCTTTTCACGAATTTCATTGTTCAAAGGATATTCCGTCCGGCAAACCAGGATGTCGGGCTGGATTCCGGTATTGAGCAATTCCTTTACCGAGTGTTGGGTAGGTTTTGTTTTCAATTCTTTGGCAGCCCGAAGGTAAGGGATCAATGTCAGGTGGATCACCAGGCAATTTTCACTCCCCAACTCTCTTTTCAACTGGCGCACCGTTTCCAGGTACGGCAATGATTCAATGTCTCCTACCGTACCGCCAAGTTCAGTAATCACAATCTCAAAATCACCCGATTGGCCCAGCAGAAGCATACGCCTTTTAATCTCATTGGTGATGTGTGGAATGATCTGAACGGTTTTGCCAAGGTAATCCCCGGCCCGTTCCTTATTGATCACCGTTTGATAAATACGGCCCGTAGTGACGTTGTTGGCCTGGGAAGTCGGTGTATTCAAAAACCTTTCATAATGCCCGAGATCCAGGTCCGTTTCCGCCCCGTCATCTGTAACATAACATTCGCCATGTTCATAAGGGTTCAAAGTACCCGGATCGACATTAATATAAGGAT carries:
- a CDS encoding CTP synthase: MAKYIFVTGGVTSSLGKGIISASLAKLLQARGFTVTIQKFDPYINVDPGTLNPYEHGECYVTDDGAETDLDLGHYERFLNTPTSQANNVTTGRIYQTVINKERAGDYLGKTVQIIPHITNEIKRRMLLLGQSGDFEIVITELGGTVGDIESLPYLETVRQLKRELGSENCLVIHLTLIPYLRAAKELKTKPTQHSVKELLNTGIQPDILVCRTEYPLNNEIREKLALFCNVDIGSVVESIDAESIYDVPLLMLKEKLDATVIQKLKLPDTSSPKLRGWKTFLGKLKNPTYEVKIGLVGKYNELQDAYKSIYESFIHAGAVNECRVIVEPVHSEMLEDDFATVARRLDAFDGVLVAPGFGHRGIEGKIKAIQYLREEKKPFFGICLGMQCAVVEFANNVLGLKGAASVEVDQDTPYPVIDMMEDQKKVTMMGGTMRLGAYACTLEAGSLAYKAYGASEIMERHRHRYEFNDAYRKQMEDAGLKATGINPETGLVEIVELKNHPWFVGVQFHPELKSTVENPHPLFVSFVKAVMAYRRQRN